The following is a genomic window from Sulfitobacter pontiacus.
GGGCGGCCTCGCGCACCAGCGGCGCAAAGCTCAACTGGATCTGCGCGGCAGAGCTTGGCACAGTTTGCGCAGCGACGGGGAAAGACAGAACGGTCAGCAGGATCAGAAGTATTCTCATGCCCCCAGATATGCGCAGCCATAGGCCCTTGCGCAACACCCGAGTTCCAAATGGATTTAAATCCTCGCCGAAGGCATAAAAGCAAAAAGCCCCTGCGTTGGCAGGGGCTTTTAGAATTCTTAACAAAAGCAGGTCGCTTTAGTCTTCGGCAACCTCATAGGCCGCGACGCGCGCCTTGTCGTTTGCACCCTTCGCGTCACGGTCGCGATCTACGAATTCGATGATGGCCATAGGTGCCATGTCGCCATAACGGAAGCCCGCTTTCAGAACGCGGACATAGCCACCCTGACGGTCTTTGTAGCGTGGGCCCAGGATGTCGAACAGTTTCGCGACATACTGGTCTTGCTTAAGCTTGCTTGCAGCCTGACGACGCGCGTGCAGGTCGCCGCGCTTTGCCAATGTGATCATCTTTTCGATGATTGGCTTCAATTCTTTGGCTTTTGGCAATGTTGTTTTGATTTGCTCATGTTCGATGAGCGAGCCTGCCATGTTCGAGAACAACGCCTTGCGGTGCTCATGTGTACGGTTCAGGCGGCGGTAACCACGTGCGTGACGCATTTTCTAGTCTCCAATTTAATGCCCTCTACGGGCGGTTTTGCTTTGTCTGGTTGGCGTGCGTAGCGCCAACTCTCCTTGGGGCCGATGCCCGGTCGTATTGTCGGGCGGGGAAACCCCACCCGACAAATCTCTTAGAACGAATCCTCGAACTTTTTCGCGAGGTCTTCGATGTTGTCTGGTGGCCAGTCCTCGACGTCCATACCAAGGTGCAGGCCCATGCCCGACAGCACTTCCTTGATCTCGTTCAAGGACTTGCGGCCAAAGTTCGGCGTGCGCAGCATTTCGGCTTCGGTCTTCTGGATCAGATCGCCGATGTAGACGATGTTGTCGTTCTTCAGGCAGTTTGCCGAACGGACGGACAGTTCCAGCTCGTCTACTTTCTTCAGCAGCAGCGGGTTGAATTCCAGACCGTCGTCGTCGTCCTGACGCGATGCGGATTCGGGTTCGTCGAAGTTGACGAAGATGCCCAGCTGATCCTGCAGAATACGCGCAGCAAAGGCCACGGCATCGTCGGGAGAGATGGAGCCGTCTGTTTCGACTTTCATCGTCAGCTTGTCATAATCCAGCACCTGACCTTCACGGGTCGGCTGCACGTCATAGGACACTTTCTTGACCGGCGAATAGATCGCGTCGATCGGGATAAGACCGATAGGCGCATCTTCTGGCTTGTTCTTGTCTGCCGCAACATAGCCCTTGCCGGTGTTGACCGTCAGTTCCATGTAAACGTCAGCGTTGTCATCCAGGTGGCAGATCACGTGATCGCGGTTCAGAATTTCGATACCAGCGCTTTCAGAGATGTCACCAGCTGTGACAACACCCGGCCCCTTGGCAGAAATCGACAGGCGCTTGGGCCCTTCGACTTCCATGCGCAGGGAAACGCCTTTGAGGTTCAGAACGATGTCGG
Proteins encoded in this region:
- the rplQ gene encoding 50S ribosomal protein L17 — its product is MRHARGYRRLNRTHEHRKALFSNMAGSLIEHEQIKTTLPKAKELKPIIEKMITLAKRGDLHARRQAASKLKQDQYVAKLFDILGPRYKDRQGGYVRVLKAGFRYGDMAPMAIIEFVDRDRDAKGANDKARVAAYEVAED
- a CDS encoding DNA-directed RNA polymerase subunit alpha — protein: MIHKNWAELIKPQQLDVKPGNDPARQATVIAEPLERGFGLTMGNALRRVLMSSLQGAAITSVQIDNVLHEFSSVAGVREDVTDIVLNLKGVSLRMEVEGPKRLSISAKGPGVVTAGDISESAGIEILNRDHVICHLDDNADVYMELTVNTGKGYVAADKNKPEDAPIGLIPIDAIYSPVKKVSYDVQPTREGQVLDYDKLTMKVETDGSISPDDAVAFAARILQDQLGIFVNFDEPESASRQDDDDGLEFNPLLLKKVDELELSVRSANCLKNDNIVYIGDLIQKTEAEMLRTPNFGRKSLNEIKEVLSGMGLHLGMDVEDWPPDNIEDLAKKFEDSF